A DNA window from Onychostoma macrolepis isolate SWU-2019 chromosome 13, ASM1243209v1, whole genome shotgun sequence contains the following coding sequences:
- the stpg4 gene encoding protein STPG4, translating to MTTGREKTLPKGKCIDGKEMYTDRSGWWRNTIKDYPIPGSYHIRDFIEEMGLNPVPRTYSFKGPERNTLMLTVRRGDMLLPGAYNFTDSTNEALRRQATCSFKSCPRPDIHTLGLRDKDINLSPGHYDVTEKPVPKSPCKHVMFRSVVQRVSFLPKEGPAPGHYNPRPSTGIAVTSCFRSTVPRLYSAHSGTPGPGVYEPTWHKGQRLSTDVKVDWAHDLLFRNIP from the exons ATGACCACAGGAAGAGAGAAAACATTACCCAAAGGAAAATGTATAGATGGG AAAGAAATGTACACTGACAGAAGTGGTTGGTGGAGAAACACTATTAAG GACTATCCCATTCCTGGCAGTTACCACATTCGGGACTTCATAGAGGAGATGGGACTTAACCCTGTGCCTAGGACATATAGCTTCAAAGGCCCAGAGCGAAACACCCTCATGTTGACTGTGCGTCGAGGGGACATGCTATTGCCTGGGGCATATAACTTCACCGACTCAACCAATGAGGCTCTGCGGCGCCAGGCAACTTGCTCTTTCAAAAGCTGCCCCAGACCGGACATCCACACTTTGGGCCTCAGGGATAAG GATATTAACCTCTCACCCGGTCATTATGATGTTACGGAGAAGCCTGTCCCCAAATCACCCTGCAA ACACGTGATGTTTCGATCAGTGGTACAGAGGGTCAGCTTTCTCCCG AAGGAGGGACCAGCACCTGGACATTACAACCCAAGGCCAAGCACTGGCATTGCAGTCACTTCCTGCTTTAGGTCTACTGTACCACGGCTGTACAGCGCGCACTCT GGAACTCCAGGACCAGGTGTGTATGAGCCCACGTGGCACAAAGGTCAGCGGCTTAGCACTGATGTCAAAGTGGACTGGGCCCATGACCTCCTTTTTCGCAACATACCTTGA
- the calm2a gene encoding calmodulin 2a (phosphorylase kinase, delta) encodes MADQLTEEQIAEFKEAFSLFDKDGDGTITTKELGTVMRSLGQNPTEAELQDMINEVDADGNGTIDFPEFLTMMARKMKDTDSEEEIREAFRVFDKDGNGYISAAELRHVMTNLGEKLTDEEVDEMIREADIDGDGQVNYEEFVQMMTAK; translated from the exons ATG GCTGACCAGTTGACAGAAGAGCAGATTGCCG AATTCAAAGAGGCTTTCTCACTCTTTGACAAGGACGGCGATGGCACCATCACAACCAAAGAGCTGGGTACTGTCATGCGCTCGCTCGGACAGAATCCAACAGAGGCTGAGCTGCAAGACATGATCAATGAAGTGGATGCTGATG GAAATGGGACGATAGACTTCCCAGAGTTCCTGACCATGATGGCGAGGAAGATGAAGGACACAGACAGTGAGGAGGAGATCAGAGAAGCATTCCGTGTCTTTGATAAG GATGGGAATGGTTACATCAGTGCAGCTGAACTGCGTCACGTCATGACAAACCTCGGAGAGAAGTTGACCGACGAAGAGGTTGATGAGATGATCAGAGAAGCAGACATTGACGGAGACGGACAGGTTAACTACGAAG AATTTGTACAGATGATGACGGCGAAATGA